In Streptomyces sp. NBC_00483, a single window of DNA contains:
- a CDS encoding SDR family oxidoreductase, translating to MPDNAHPATDEQPLRGKVALVAGATRGAGRGIAVELGAAGATVYVTGRTTRAHRSEYDRAETIEDTADLVTEAGGHGIAVPTDHLEKDQVRALVERIDREQSRLDILVNDIWGGENLFEWDTPVWEHDLDNGLRLHRLAVETHAVTSHYALPLLLRNPGGLVVEVTDGTAEYNSTNYRVSFFYDLAKNSVLRMAFALGHELGSRGATAVALTPGWMRSEIMLGHYDVTEENWQDAVRVQPHFAISETPRYTGRAVAALAADPDVARFNGTSQSSGGLAKVYGFTDLDGSRPDSWRYLVEVQDAGKPADVTGYR from the coding sequence ATGCCTGACAACGCCCACCCGGCGACGGACGAACAACCCCTGCGCGGCAAGGTCGCCCTGGTCGCGGGCGCCACCCGAGGCGCGGGCCGCGGCATCGCCGTGGAGCTCGGCGCGGCCGGCGCCACGGTCTACGTCACCGGCCGCACCACCCGCGCCCACCGCTCCGAGTACGACCGCGCCGAGACCATCGAGGACACCGCGGACCTCGTCACGGAGGCAGGCGGCCACGGCATCGCCGTCCCCACCGACCACCTCGAGAAGGACCAGGTGCGCGCCCTCGTCGAGCGCATCGACCGCGAACAGAGCCGCCTCGACATCCTCGTCAACGACATCTGGGGCGGCGAGAACCTCTTCGAATGGGACACCCCCGTCTGGGAGCACGACCTCGACAACGGGCTCAGGCTGCACCGCCTCGCCGTCGAGACACACGCCGTCACCAGCCACTACGCGCTGCCGCTCCTGCTGCGTAACCCCGGTGGCCTGGTCGTCGAGGTCACCGACGGCACGGCCGAGTACAACAGCACGAACTACCGCGTGTCGTTCTTCTACGACCTGGCCAAGAACTCCGTCCTGCGCATGGCGTTCGCCCTCGGCCACGAACTCGGCTCGCGCGGCGCCACCGCCGTCGCCCTCACGCCCGGCTGGATGCGCTCGGAGATCATGCTGGGGCACTACGACGTCACGGAGGAGAACTGGCAGGACGCGGTGCGGGTCCAGCCGCACTTCGCCATCTCCGAGACACCCCGCTACACCGGCCGCGCCGTCGCCGCGCTCGCCGCGGACCCGGACGTCGCCCGGTTCAACGGCACATCCCAGTCCAGCGGCGGCCTCGCCAAGGTCTACGGCTTCACCGACCTGGACGGCAGCAGGCCCGACTCCTGGCGCTACCTCGTCGAGGTCCAGGACGCGGGCAAGCCGGCCGACGTCACGGGGTACCGCTGA
- a CDS encoding class I SAM-dependent methyltransferase, whose translation MTVLSWTEPDTDTTRTAPWRALGGGRPPRRVVVADDRTSAREAYRHACEGTALLWRGDHHGARQLLSALGRRVDRALPPADGFHEHRRNRAHRARILGMLLVVLDADYGLDLRRAPDVRRACTEAYGPAPGTPGVVPLRELLGVLGAHEWRRTGVPVAALDGARIHPHYGVFAPVRGEYVDLVRDTELPRGAVGGVAFDLGTGTGVLAAVLARRGVGRVVATDAGPRALACARDNVDRLGLADRIEVSDAGLWPAGGRAALVVCNPPWLPARPTSPLEEGVYDPDSRMLHGFLGGLAGRLEPGGEGWLILSDLAELLGLRDRDLLTDAFAAAGLRVADRLDIRPCHPRSRDRTDPLHAARAAETTSLWRLVPMGEAPMRT comes from the coding sequence GTGACCGTCCTGTCCTGGACCGAACCCGATACCGACACCACCCGCACCGCGCCCTGGCGCGCGCTCGGCGGCGGACGGCCGCCCCGGCGCGTCGTCGTCGCCGACGACCGGACCAGCGCGCGGGAGGCCTACCGCCACGCCTGCGAAGGCACCGCGCTGCTGTGGCGCGGCGACCACCATGGCGCCCGGCAACTGCTGAGCGCCCTCGGCCGCCGCGTCGACCGGGCGCTGCCGCCCGCCGACGGCTTCCACGAGCACCGCAGGAACCGCGCCCACCGCGCCCGCATCCTCGGCATGCTCCTGGTCGTCCTCGACGCCGACTACGGGCTCGACCTGCGCCGCGCCCCCGACGTGCGCCGCGCGTGCACCGAGGCTTATGGGCCCGCCCCCGGAACCCCCGGCGTCGTACCGCTGCGCGAGCTGCTGGGCGTGCTCGGCGCGCACGAGTGGCGCCGCACCGGTGTGCCCGTGGCCGCGCTCGACGGCGCCCGCATCCACCCGCACTACGGAGTGTTCGCCCCGGTCAGGGGCGAGTACGTCGACCTCGTCCGGGATACGGAGCTGCCCCGCGGCGCGGTCGGCGGCGTCGCCTTCGACCTCGGCACCGGCACGGGCGTGCTCGCCGCCGTCCTCGCCCGGCGCGGCGTCGGCCGGGTCGTCGCCACGGACGCGGGCCCGCGCGCCCTCGCCTGCGCCCGCGACAACGTCGACCGGCTCGGGCTCGCGGACCGGATCGAGGTGAGCGACGCGGGGCTCTGGCCGGCGGGCGGGCGCGCCGCGCTCGTCGTCTGCAACCCGCCGTGGCTGCCCGCACGCCCCACCTCACCCCTCGAAGAAGGCGTGTACGACCCCGACTCGCGCATGCTGCACGGCTTCCTCGGCGGACTCGCGGGCCGCCTCGAACCCGGCGGCGAAGGCTGGCTGATCCTCTCCGACCTGGCCGAACTCCTCGGGCTCCGCGACCGCGACCTGCTCACGGACGCATTCGCCGCCGCGGGCCTGCGCGTCGCCGACCGGCTCGACATCCGGCCGTGCCACCCGCGCTCCCGCGACCGCACCGATCCGCTGCACGCCGCACGCGCGGCGGAGACGACGTCGTTGTGGCGATTGGTTCCGATGGGGGAGGCCCCCATGCGTACATGA
- a CDS encoding LCP family protein, with the protein MAPQHRLRRRHAVAAAALLITTLAGAAPAGAGAAEGRSAPAAGHGSGQGVGKGRGTNLLVAGLDRRSGMSREEIQRLHVGGQECGCTDVLMVVHIAADGRRLSVVSLPRDSFVRFAKHDHPAHSGKINGAYAHGGRDLTVRTVERATGLRIDHYMEADFRGFVAAVDGLGGAEVCSDRPLRDENSGLDLAAGTHDIDGTHALRYVRARHLNPPGDLGRVRRQQKLLLGMLARLSDAKVFKDPMATARTARALMSHVRTDGHTDIRTLTSLAWKLRDLTPRQTEFATVPISNFDYRDPTWGSSLLWDDKRAKRMFGALRADRPLATTRKSGGPVPVGMPPQETKVTVDDPRIADGLRESGFDVTEVPAPSSRPSGPTVVTYDPERARFAPSLAAALPGAKLRSVAGFGPAFRVVVGGGDRGVTQVTYDRSMVEGAPVTGDRLRCGHPSGKKG; encoded by the coding sequence ATGGCCCCTCAGCACCGTCTTCGCCGCCGCCACGCGGTGGCCGCGGCCGCCCTGCTGATCACTACGCTCGCGGGCGCGGCGCCCGCGGGGGCCGGAGCGGCGGAGGGCAGATCCGCCCCCGCCGCCGGCCACGGGTCCGGTCAGGGCGTGGGGAAGGGGAGGGGCACCAACCTGCTCGTCGCGGGGCTCGACCGCCGCAGCGGGATGTCCCGCGAGGAGATCCAGCGGCTGCACGTCGGCGGCCAGGAGTGCGGCTGCACCGACGTGCTGATGGTCGTGCACATCGCCGCCGACGGCCGTCGGCTCAGCGTCGTCTCCCTGCCCCGGGACTCCTTCGTCCGCTTCGCCAAGCACGACCACCCCGCGCACAGCGGAAAGATCAACGGGGCGTACGCCCACGGGGGCCGGGACCTGACCGTGCGCACGGTCGAGCGCGCCACCGGCCTGCGCATCGACCACTACATGGAGGCCGACTTCCGCGGGTTCGTGGCGGCGGTCGACGGCCTGGGCGGCGCCGAGGTGTGCAGCGACAGGCCGCTGCGGGACGAGAACTCGGGGCTCGACCTCGCCGCGGGAACCCACGACATCGACGGCACGCACGCCCTGCGCTACGTCCGCGCCCGGCACCTCAACCCGCCCGGCGACCTCGGACGGGTCCGCCGCCAACAGAAGCTGCTGCTCGGCATGTTGGCACGGCTCTCCGACGCGAAGGTCTTCAAGGACCCGATGGCGACCGCCCGTACGGCCCGCGCGCTGATGTCACATGTACGCACCGACGGTCACACGGACATCCGTACGCTGACGTCCCTGGCGTGGAAGCTGCGCGACCTCACGCCGCGGCAGACGGAGTTCGCCACCGTGCCCATCTCGAACTTCGACTACCGGGACCCCACGTGGGGCTCGTCGCTGCTGTGGGACGACAAGCGGGCGAAGCGGATGTTCGGTGCACTGCGCGCGGACCGGCCGTTGGCGACCACGCGGAAGTCCGGCGGTCCTGTCCCGGTCGGCATGCCGCCCCAGGAGACCAAGGTGACGGTCGACGACCCGCGCATCGCCGACGGACTGCGCGAGAGCGGCTTCGACGTGACCGAGGTGCCCGCGCCGAGCAGCCGTCCGAGCGGACCCACCGTCGTCACGTACGACCCCGAACGCGCCCGCTTCGCGCCCTCCCTGGCGGCCGCGCTCCCCGGTGCGAAGCTGCGGTCCGTGGCCGGATTCGGACCCGCCTTCCGCGTCGTCGTCGGCGGTGGCGATCGTGGTGTGACGCAAGTGACGTACGACCGCAGCATGGTGGAAGGGGCACCGGTTACCGGAGACCGGCTGCGCTGCGGGCACCCTTCGGGCAAAAAGGGCTGA